A section of the Geoalkalibacter sp. genome encodes:
- a CDS encoding GTP-binding protein yields MIEYNQADNKMVLKLVYYGPALSGKTTNLLQLHELLAREGRGDLMVLDTRDDRTIYFDLLPFFLTAPSGLRIKIKVFTVPGQVRHDATRKAVLQRADGVAFIADSQLSETGNNVASFANLEKNLALVGLDIADIPLVIQFNKRDLPQVVGEAEISRVWQPTGIPIQLASALSGEGVLETFSILAARTFGQLDEKWHLERDHGLHLEDFLRQLTVRN; encoded by the coding sequence GTGATCGAATACAACCAGGCGGACAACAAGATGGTGCTCAAGCTCGTCTATTACGGGCCGGCTCTTTCGGGCAAGACCACCAATCTGTTGCAACTGCACGAACTGCTGGCGCGCGAAGGGCGCGGCGATCTGATGGTGCTCGATACGCGCGATGACCGCACCATCTATTTCGACCTGCTGCCGTTTTTTCTCACCGCGCCCAGCGGGCTGCGCATCAAGATCAAGGTTTTCACGGTGCCCGGCCAGGTGCGCCACGACGCAACCCGCAAGGCGGTGCTGCAACGCGCCGACGGCGTGGCGTTCATCGCCGATTCCCAGTTGTCGGAAACGGGCAATAACGTGGCGAGTTTCGCGAATCTGGAAAAAAACCTGGCCCTGGTGGGCCTCGACATTGCCGACATTCCTCTGGTCATTCAGTTCAACAAGCGCGACCTGCCGCAGGTGGTCGGCGAAGCTGAAATCTCGCGGGTGTGGCAGCCCACGGGCATCCCGATCCAACTGGCTTCGGCCCTGAGCGGCGAGGGGGTGCTGGAAACGTTTTCCATTCTGGCGGCCCGTACCTTCGGACAGTTGGACGAGAAATGGCATCTTGAGCGCGATCACGGATTGCACCTGGAAGATTTCCTGCGGCAGCTGACGGTGCGGAACTGA
- a CDS encoding HD domain-containing phosphohydrolase produces the protein MNETLNILLVDDEPNILMALRRLLMDEDFGVLTAESGRVALDLLRETPDVGVIVSDQRMPGMTGVEFLEQARGLVPDALRILLTGYADMEATIAAINRGGAYRYLTKPWDDQVLLMTLREAVTQVRLRRENDRLTQIVNRQNEELRQWNGRLKSRVLEQTAEIRKKNEELRTKNSRLKANYRDTIGALSGLLEMRAPHMRNHARNVCALAMGVAAAMDLPEEGREELQVAALLHDIGEIGTPDALLRRRAEDLHGEELFTYLQHTVRGQMAIDAITDLRGAGLLIRHHHEHFDGGGYPDALQGSAIPLGSRIIALADFIDRNLPRHDERAADLVLIQLQPHLGSRFDTSLYPYFDTVVREHYGPPVNAQGMVPRLAQPAELYCGMVLNEDLFSSTGLLLLSRNAVLDDQAIAAIHRYHELDPFRRGIAVLTPR, from the coding sequence ATGAATGAAACCTTGAACATTCTGCTGGTCGACGATGAGCCCAACATTCTCATGGCGCTGCGTCGGCTGCTCATGGACGAGGACTTTGGGGTGCTGACCGCCGAATCAGGTCGCGTCGCGCTTGATTTGTTGCGCGAGACGCCCGATGTCGGCGTGATCGTTTCCGATCAGCGCATGCCGGGCATGACCGGCGTCGAATTTCTTGAGCAAGCGCGCGGACTGGTTCCCGATGCGCTGCGCATTCTGCTGACGGGTTATGCCGACATGGAGGCGACGATTGCCGCCATCAACCGGGGCGGCGCCTATCGCTACCTGACCAAACCCTGGGACGACCAGGTGCTGCTCATGACCCTGCGCGAGGCCGTCACGCAGGTTCGTCTGCGGCGCGAAAACGATCGTCTCACTCAGATCGTCAACCGGCAGAATGAGGAATTGCGCCAGTGGAACGGCCGGCTGAAGAGCCGGGTGCTGGAGCAGACCGCCGAAATCCGCAAGAAAAACGAGGAACTGCGGACAAAAAACAGTCGTCTCAAGGCCAATTATCGCGATACCATCGGCGCGCTTTCGGGCCTTCTGGAAATGCGGGCGCCGCACATGCGCAACCATGCGCGCAATGTCTGCGCTCTGGCCATGGGCGTGGCGGCGGCCATGGACCTGCCGGAGGAGGGGCGGGAGGAATTGCAGGTCGCGGCCCTGCTGCACGATATCGGTGAAATCGGCACGCCCGACGCCCTGTTGCGCCGCCGTGCCGAAGACCTCCACGGTGAAGAGCTCTTCACCTATCTGCAGCATACGGTGCGCGGTCAGATGGCCATTGACGCCATCACCGATCTGCGCGGAGCGGGCCTGCTCATTCGTCACCATCACGAGCATTTCGACGGCGGCGGCTATCCCGACGCTCTTCAGGGCAGCGCCATTCCCCTGGGGTCGCGCATCATCGCCCTGGCCGATTTCATCGACCGCAACCTGCCGCGTCATGACGAACGTGCCGCGGATCTGGTGCTGATTCAACTCCAACCCCATCTCGGCAGTCGCTTCGACACCAGTCTCTACCCTTATTTCGACACGGTGGTGCGTGAGCACTACGGCCCGCCCGTCAACGCGCAAGGCATGGTGCCGCGCCTGGCGCAGCCCGCCGAACTCTATTGCGGCATGGTGCTCAACGAAGATCTGTTCAGCAGCACCGGTCTGCTGCTGCTCAGCCGCAATGCCGTGCTGGATGATCAAGCCATTGCCGCCATTCACCGCTATCACGAACTCGATCCCTTTCGGCGGGGTATCGCGGTGCTGACCCCGAGGTAG
- a CDS encoding response regulator codes for MDEKIKILCVDDEKNVLRALQRVFLDEDYELFAALSGPEGLEILEREDGIQVVISDYRMPDMTGVEFLHEVCRRRPETVRIVLSGYADTAAVVDAINEGQIYKFIPKPWNDDELRVTIHNALELYFLHARNRQLMAELRDSNEELRLMNDNLEQMVNERTAELVFRNRVLTGAQNMLHALPLGVIGIDRDDQVAYCNDRGCTLCDSVENVAMGSDRHDTLPEAINRFIDELRVRESHEGPVVVGGVTLYVKGVHMVFGEQQGLILTLDRGGKNE; via the coding sequence ATGGATGAGAAAATAAAGATTCTCTGCGTGGACGACGAAAAGAATGTACTGCGCGCCTTGCAGCGAGTGTTTCTGGATGAGGACTACGAACTGTTCGCCGCGCTCTCCGGTCCCGAGGGCCTGGAGATTCTGGAGCGCGAGGACGGAATCCAGGTGGTGATTTCCGACTACCGCATGCCGGACATGACCGGCGTGGAATTTCTCCACGAAGTCTGCCGCAGGCGCCCGGAGACGGTGAGGATCGTTCTCTCAGGATACGCGGACACCGCCGCGGTGGTCGATGCCATCAACGAGGGGCAGATTTACAAGTTCATTCCCAAGCCTTGGAACGACGATGAATTGCGGGTGACCATCCACAACGCCCTGGAACTCTATTTTCTTCATGCCCGCAATCGTCAACTCATGGCTGAGCTGCGCGACTCCAACGAGGAACTGCGCCTGATGAACGACAATCTGGAACAGATGGTCAACGAGCGCACCGCCGAACTGGTCTTTCGCAACCGCGTTCTGACCGGCGCGCAGAACATGCTGCATGCCTTGCCCTTAGGGGTGATCGGCATCGACCGGGATGATCAGGTGGCCTATTGCAACGATAGGGGCTGCACGTTGTGCGACAGCGTCGAAAACGTGGCCATGGGCAGCGACCGCCATGACACCCTGCCCGAAGCCATCAACCGCTTTATCGACGAGCTGCGGGTTCGCGAGAGCCACGAAGGGCCGGTGGTGGTCGGCGGCGTTACACTCTACGTCAAAGGGGTCCATATGGTCTTCGGTGAGCAGCAAGGCCTGATTCTGACCTTGGATCGAGGTGGAAAGAATGAATGA
- a CDS encoding sensor histidine kinase, with the protein MSHARMQKRLAASICLLLLVVLGGLGWAALSFFKQEIQNIIAEHQYTIAAALAAEIDETLMMAQSGLVALARDMPRDPSRAQEFLAQRSFAHTIFENGLALLSPQGKMLGLHPYEAEMFTKDFSDREYLQETLRTARPVISKPFLSKRKHAPVIIMLTAPVFDEAGNIHAVLLGSLDLNRENFLGKLAHTRIGNSGYVFLFATDRTMIMHPDKSRILQRDVLPGVNPLFDQALEGFEGSGETVNSRGVPMLASFKRLNATDWILGATTPLKEAYASVERARQALLFAMTGTALTAMLVVWFFTERLTAPLRRLTRHVQGMAEKRGQERFFSSARDDEIGTLAKAFNALIVEIDREAQALQQSEALLAEAQRMACMGHWQVEMPSRRIHWSEEMYRIVGLPRDQAPSSREDFFALVHPEDLPWLRQTADVAFRGGGRFVVEHRLVRPDGEVRLVHSQAEMFRDDQGRPLRIFGTIQDVTERKRAESELQELLVAMAEKNRQLEQAYQELTTTQTYLRRQEKMASLGQLAAGVAHEINNPLGYISSNLGTLEKYLERLTQFLAVQERSLHDEEACEDLGARRRALKIDHILDDLPCLLKESKEGADRVKRIVQDLKSFSRLDAGEPVAADLAQCLESAINIVRNEIKYKAELICDFQPLPALVCRPQQLGQVFMNLLINAAQAIDKHGTIEVALRQEGEWASVVIRDDGCGIPAEHMGKLFDPFFTTKEVGKGTGLGLSIAYEIVQGHGGDIRVESEVGRGTTFTVRLPLVVA; encoded by the coding sequence ATGAGTCACGCACGCATGCAAAAACGATTGGCGGCGAGCATCTGCCTGTTGCTACTGGTCGTTCTGGGCGGGCTGGGGTGGGCCGCTCTGAGCTTTTTCAAGCAAGAAATTCAGAACATCATCGCCGAACATCAATATACGATTGCCGCGGCGTTGGCTGCGGAGATCGACGAAACGCTGATGATGGCCCAGAGCGGGTTGGTCGCCCTGGCCCGCGACATGCCCCGCGATCCTTCTCGTGCCCAGGAGTTTTTGGCTCAACGCTCCTTCGCCCATACGATTTTTGAAAACGGCCTGGCCTTGCTCTCGCCGCAGGGAAAGATGCTCGGCCTGCATCCCTATGAAGCCGAGATGTTCACAAAGGATTTCTCCGATCGCGAGTATCTTCAGGAAACCCTGCGCACGGCTCGGCCCGTGATCTCCAAGCCGTTTCTCAGCAAACGCAAGCATGCTCCTGTCATCATCATGCTCACCGCGCCGGTTTTTGATGAGGCCGGAAACATTCATGCCGTGCTGCTCGGCAGCTTGGATCTGAACCGGGAAAACTTTCTTGGGAAACTGGCGCATACGCGCATCGGGAATTCGGGCTACGTGTTTCTGTTCGCCACCGATCGCACCATGATCATGCATCCCGACAAAAGTCGTATTTTGCAGCGTGATGTTCTGCCGGGCGTCAATCCGCTGTTCGATCAGGCCCTCGAAGGGTTCGAAGGCAGCGGCGAAACCGTCAATTCGCGCGGCGTGCCCATGCTGGCCAGTTTCAAGCGGCTGAACGCAACGGATTGGATTCTCGGCGCCACCACGCCCCTCAAGGAAGCCTACGCATCCGTCGAGCGGGCCCGTCAAGCGTTGCTGTTCGCCATGACCGGCACCGCCTTGACGGCCATGCTGGTGGTCTGGTTCTTTACCGAGCGTCTGACGGCCCCGCTGCGGCGACTGACGCGGCATGTACAGGGCATGGCGGAAAAACGTGGCCAGGAGAGGTTCTTCTCCAGTGCTCGCGACGATGAGATCGGCACACTGGCCAAGGCGTTCAACGCGCTGATTGTTGAAATTGATCGGGAAGCGCAAGCCTTGCAGCAAAGCGAGGCCTTGCTGGCCGAGGCGCAGCGCATGGCATGCATGGGCCATTGGCAGGTCGAGATGCCTTCGCGACGGATTCACTGGTCCGAGGAAATGTATCGCATTGTCGGTTTGCCGAGGGATCAAGCGCCGAGTTCCCGAGAGGATTTCTTTGCTCTCGTTCACCCGGAGGATCTGCCCTGGCTACGCCAAACGGCCGATGTCGCTTTCCGCGGCGGTGGGCGCTTCGTCGTCGAGCATCGCCTGGTGCGCCCGGATGGAGAGGTTCGCCTGGTGCACTCGCAGGCTGAAATGTTTCGCGACGATCAGGGTCGCCCCCTGCGGATTTTCGGCACCATTCAGGATGTGACCGAACGCAAGCGCGCCGAATCCGAGTTGCAAGAGCTGCTTGTCGCCATGGCCGAAAAAAATCGGCAACTGGAGCAGGCGTACCAGGAGCTCACCACCACCCAGACGTATCTGCGGCGGCAAGAAAAGATGGCGAGCCTCGGGCAGTTGGCGGCCGGGGTTGCCCACGAAATCAATAATCCCCTGGGCTATATCTCCAGCAATCTGGGCACCCTGGAGAAATATCTCGAACGTTTGACGCAATTTCTCGCCGTCCAGGAACGATCCCTTCACGACGAGGAGGCTTGCGAAGATCTGGGAGCACGCCGTCGCGCCCTCAAAATCGACCATATCCTCGACGATCTGCCCTGCCTGCTGAAGGAATCTAAGGAGGGGGCCGATCGGGTGAAAAGGATCGTGCAGGATCTCAAGAGTTTTTCCCGGCTCGACGCCGGCGAGCCCGTGGCGGCGGATCTGGCGCAGTGCCTGGAGAGCGCCATCAATATCGTGCGGAACGAAATCAAATACAAAGCCGAACTCATTTGCGATTTTCAGCCTCTACCGGCGCTGGTATGCCGACCTCAGCAACTGGGACAGGTGTTTATGAATCTGCTGATCAACGCCGCCCAGGCCATCGACAAGCACGGCACCATCGAGGTCGCGCTCCGGCAGGAAGGCGAGTGGGCCAGTGTCGTCATCAGGGATGATGGTTGCGGCATTCCCGCCGAGCATATGGGCAAGCTTTTCGATCCGTTTTTCACGACCAAAGAGGTCGGAAAAGGCACGGGTCTGGGGCTGTCCATCGCCTATGAGATCGTTCAGGGGCACGGCGGCGACATTCGCGTGGAGAGCGAGGTGGGTCGAGGGACCACCTTTACCGTAAGACTGCCTCTGGTGGTCGCGTAG
- a CDS encoding PAS domain-containing sensor histidine kinase, which translates to MFLDEILCRLFPEIPSHVIFLSNLIILFGILGPFGYLFLLKPYRRLIAEYRRTTDALNLAERFSRATLDALPDHIAILDARGKILAVNRGWRRFAEENGPLTANVNEGADYFAVCLAAQGEDAPTAAEFAAGIQAVLRGEQKYFSLEYPCHSPEKQRWFSGRVTLLQDKAEPRVVVSHSNITARKLVEEALRQSENIYRAVFETGGNAMLFIAEDGTILRTNSQFTQLTGYPRQEVDGMMNWRSFILPGDMDTMENHNRELWTKVDGSPVNAEIRFVNREGKIRYALMSACRILGTRQSIVSLTDYTVRRAMTQALHENQTKLFRQHEELHQLFQQVEVIKKEWEQTLDCLEDIVVLTDTQGRVRRCNQALLKITGKDYTEALGASLADLLGAMETSVEPSEEGVTFFHPATKRHYLLRTYSYWGGENFPSGNVITFQDITRIRSISRDLAQANRALEAKGRELQHAYDELKAGQQRILQQEKMASLGQLAAGVAHEINNPLGYISSNLGTLAKYLARLAEFVSFQKALIEQRFGKVAELDEKHRTLKIDHILGDIPLLLSESLEGAGRVKKIVQDLKSFSRSDDEDPVLADLEQCLESTLSIVWNEIKYKAELVRDYEKLPRLLCHPLQLGQVFMNLLVNAAQAIDKHGIIKISTRHDGDRVSVAISDTGCGIAPEHLPKLFDPFFTTKEVGKGTGLGLSIAYEIVKKHGGEIQVESTPGIGSTFTLRLPLTRPATQEAEG; encoded by the coding sequence TTGTTCCTTGACGAAATTTTGTGCCGGCTGTTCCCGGAGATTCCCAGCCACGTCATTTTTTTGTCCAACCTGATCATCCTGTTCGGAATCCTGGGCCCGTTCGGCTATCTTTTTCTCCTCAAACCCTACCGACGACTGATTGCCGAATATCGCCGCACCACGGACGCCCTGAATCTTGCCGAACGTTTTTCACGCGCCACTCTTGATGCCCTGCCCGACCATATCGCCATCCTGGATGCACGGGGAAAAATTCTCGCCGTGAATCGCGGCTGGCGCCGATTTGCCGAAGAAAACGGCCCGCTGACGGCCAACGTCAATGAAGGCGCGGATTATTTTGCCGTCTGCCTGGCCGCCCAGGGCGAGGATGCCCCGACGGCCGCCGAGTTTGCCGCCGGGATTCAGGCCGTGCTGCGCGGCGAACAGAAGTACTTTTCCCTGGAATATCCCTGTCATTCCCCTGAAAAGCAACGCTGGTTCAGTGGGCGGGTCACCCTGCTGCAGGACAAGGCGGAACCTCGGGTCGTGGTGAGCCACAGCAACATTACCGCGCGAAAACTCGTCGAGGAGGCGCTACGCCAATCGGAAAATATCTACCGCGCGGTTTTCGAGACCGGCGGCAACGCCATGTTGTTCATCGCCGAGGACGGTACCATCCTGCGTACCAATTCCCAGTTCACCCAGCTCACCGGATATCCCCGACAGGAGGTGGACGGGATGATGAACTGGCGAAGCTTCATCCTGCCCGGCGACATGGACACCATGGAGAACCACAACCGGGAGCTCTGGACCAAAGTGGACGGCTCGCCGGTGAACGCCGAAATCCGTTTCGTCAACCGGGAGGGCAAAATCCGCTACGCTCTCATGTCGGCCTGCCGCATCTTGGGAACCCGGCAAAGCATCGTCTCCTTGACCGACTATACCGTGCGTCGCGCCATGACCCAGGCGCTGCATGAAAACCAGACCAAGCTTTTCCGTCAGCACGAAGAACTGCACCAACTTTTTCAACAGGTCGAAGTCATCAAAAAAGAATGGGAACAGACTTTGGATTGCCTCGAGGACATCGTGGTGCTGACCGATACGCAAGGGCGCGTGCGACGCTGCAATCAGGCCCTGCTCAAGATCACGGGCAAGGATTACACGGAAGCCCTCGGCGCCTCGCTGGCCGACCTTCTTGGCGCGATGGAAACCTCCGTCGAACCCTCCGAGGAAGGAGTCACTTTTTTTCATCCCGCCACCAAGCGCCATTATCTCTTGCGCACCTATAGCTACTGGGGCGGGGAGAATTTTCCTTCCGGCAATGTCATCACCTTTCAGGACATCACCCGGATTCGCAGCATTTCCAGGGATCTGGCCCAGGCCAACCGGGCATTGGAAGCCAAGGGGCGCGAACTTCAGCATGCCTACGACGAGCTCAAGGCTGGACAGCAACGCATCCTGCAGCAGGAAAAAATGGCTTCCCTCGGGCAGCTGGCGGCCGGCGTGGCCCATGAAATCAACAACCCCCTGGGCTACATCTCCAGCAACCTCGGCACCCTGGCGAAATACCTGGCGCGCCTCGCGGAGTTCGTCTCCTTTCAGAAGGCGCTGATCGAACAAAGATTTGGCAAGGTCGCGGAACTCGACGAAAAACACCGTACCCTCAAGATCGACCATATTCTCGGCGACATTCCGTTATTGCTCAGCGAGTCGCTGGAAGGTGCGGGGCGGGTGAAAAAAATCGTTCAGGATCTGAAAAGTTTTTCCCGATCCGACGATGAGGATCCGGTTCTCGCCGATCTGGAGCAATGCCTGGAAAGCACCCTCAGCATCGTCTGGAATGAAATCAAGTATAAGGCCGAACTGGTACGCGATTATGAGAAGCTGCCGCGGCTGTTGTGCCATCCGCTGCAGTTGGGGCAGGTGTTCATGAACCTGCTGGTCAATGCCGCTCAGGCCATCGACAAACACGGCATCATCAAGATCAGCACTCGTCATGACGGAGATCGGGTGAGCGTGGCGATCAGCGATACGGGTTGCGGGATCGCGCCCGAGCATCTGCCCAAATTGTTCGATCCTTTTTTCACGACCAAGGAGGTCGGCAAGGGGACCGGCCTGGGCCTGTCCATCGCCTATGAAATCGTCAAGAAACATGGCGGAGAAATTCAGGTGGAGAGTACCCCGGGGATCGGCTCGACCTTTACTTTGCGCCTGCCGTTGACGCGCCCGGCGACTCAGGAGGCCGAGGGATGA
- a CDS encoding DUF3617 domain-containing protein, whose product MKSKKVFFLAVAGFFSAGQVWAEPLRIEPGLWEQTVSVQSQSGKVENTLNLLQQQLEWLSPEQRRMMEDTLANHGVSLGDQTNTYRLCIGEDQADLDQVQLADENCTQEVVARTERGLKVRFNCTGTPPASGEGEITIVNPREYRGRAVIETQLAGRTEQLRIEQAGRWLSSDCGNLKPAMR is encoded by the coding sequence ATGAAATCGAAGAAAGTGTTTTTTCTGGCGGTTGCAGGTTTCTTTTCGGCAGGCCAAGTCTGGGCCGAGCCGCTGAGGATTGAACCCGGGTTGTGGGAGCAGACCGTTTCGGTGCAAAGCCAAAGCGGAAAAGTGGAAAACACCCTGAATCTCCTCCAGCAGCAGTTGGAATGGCTTTCGCCGGAACAACGGCGGATGATGGAGGACACCCTCGCGAACCATGGCGTGAGCCTCGGCGACCAAACCAACACCTATCGTCTTTGCATCGGCGAGGATCAGGCGGATCTCGATCAGGTGCAACTGGCCGACGAAAACTGTACCCAGGAAGTCGTGGCGCGAACCGAGCGCGGACTCAAGGTCCGATTCAATTGCACGGGCACGCCCCCGGCCTCCGGAGAGGGGGAGATCACCATCGTCAACCCCCGGGAGTATCGAGGGCGGGCGGTCATCGAGACTCAATTGGCGGGCCGAACGGAACAGCTTCGGATCGAGCAGGCCGGCCGCTGGCTCTCCTCGGATTGCGGCAACCTCAAGCCGGCCATGCGCTGA
- the meaB gene encoding methylmalonyl Co-A mutase-associated GTPase MeaB — protein MSLAERILQGDIRAAARLMRDVDDAMPGAVDELKQLYPHTGKAFVIGVTGPPGAGKSTLTDKLIEAYRNKGLQVGVVAIDPTSPFSGGAILGDRIRMNRHATDPGVFIRSLGTRGHLGGLSNSANDIVHILDAMGKDVIIVETVGVGQDEVEIVRTAHTTLVVMVPGLGDDIQAIKAGILEIGDVFVVNKADRPDAERTARELCMMVDMKERSADEWQPPVVMTVAQKNDGLGSLVDKIEEHRAYLRVGGRLQGHEEDKSRQRFTDLLKERLFTQVFARLEAEGRVETLVRAMARRDLDPYTVVEEILRAHLR, from the coding sequence GTGTCTCTCGCCGAACGAATACTTCAGGGCGATATCCGTGCCGCCGCGCGTCTCATGCGCGATGTGGACGATGCCATGCCGGGCGCCGTGGATGAGCTCAAGCAGCTTTACCCGCACACCGGCAAGGCGTTCGTCATCGGCGTGACCGGACCTCCCGGTGCCGGCAAATCGACACTCACCGACAAGCTGATCGAGGCCTATCGCAACAAAGGCCTGCAAGTCGGCGTGGTCGCCATCGATCCGACCAGTCCCTTTTCCGGCGGCGCGATTCTCGGCGACCGCATCCGCATGAACCGCCATGCCACCGATCCCGGCGTGTTCATCCGCTCCCTCGGCACCCGCGGCCACCTCGGCGGACTCTCCAATTCGGCCAACGACATCGTACACATTCTCGATGCCATGGGTAAGGACGTCATCATCGTCGAGACCGTCGGCGTTGGCCAGGACGAGGTGGAAATCGTGCGCACCGCCCATACCACGTTGGTGGTCATGGTGCCCGGGCTGGGAGACGATATCCAGGCCATCAAGGCGGGTATTCTTGAGATCGGCGATGTTTTCGTCGTCAACAAGGCGGATCGCCCCGATGCCGAGCGCACCGCCCGCGAACTCTGCATGATGGTGGACATGAAGGAGCGAAGCGCCGACGAATGGCAGCCGCCGGTGGTGATGACCGTGGCCCAGAAAAACGATGGTCTGGGTTCCCTGGTGGACAAGATTGAGGAGCATCGTGCCTATCTGCGCGTCGGCGGGCGCCTCCAGGGTCACGAGGAAGACAAGAGCCGCCAGCGCTTCACCGATCTTCTCAAGGAGCGGCTTTTCACTCAGGTGTTCGCTCGCCTGGAAGCAGAAGGGCGGGTGGAGACTCTGGTGCGGGCCATGGCCCGCCGTGATCTCGACCCGTACACCGTCGTCGAGGAAATTCTGCGCGCTCATCTGCGCTGA
- a CDS encoding cobalamin B12-binding domain-containing protein translates to MAERTLRLLVAKPGLDGHDRGAKIVARAFRDAGFEVIYTGLRQTPEQIVNTAIQEDVDAVTLSILSGAHNTLFPRVVDLLREKGAGDIPVFGGGIIPEDDIPGLKQAGVMEIFTPGTSTEAIIQWVKENIRPHA, encoded by the coding sequence ATGGCAGAGAGAACTTTGCGTTTGCTGGTAGCCAAGCCCGGCCTGGACGGCCATGACCGAGGGGCCAAAATCGTTGCCCGGGCGTTTCGCGACGCCGGGTTTGAGGTCATTTACACCGGCCTGCGCCAGACGCCGGAACAGATCGTCAACACCGCCATTCAGGAAGACGTCGACGCGGTGACCCTGTCGATCCTCTCCGGCGCGCACAACACCCTGTTTCCCCGCGTGGTAGACCTGCTGCGCGAAAAAGGCGCAGGCGACATCCCCGTGTTCGGCGGCGGCATCATCCCCGAAGACGACATCCCCGGCCTCAAACAGGCAGGCGTCATGGAGATTTTCACTCCCGGCACCAGCACCGAGGCCATCATCCAGTGGGTTAAAGAAAACATCAGACCGCACGCCTAG
- the cobO gene encoding cob(I)yrinic acid a,c-diamide adenosyltransferase: MTSATPKLTQGLVQVYTGNGKGKTTASLGLCLRAAGHGLRIHVLQFMKGSTVYGELESARKLAPYLTIEQVGQDTFVSPSHPDPVDVAMAQAGFDKAKKLVLSGDYDLIVLDEINCAVDFGLIALDELKDLIRNKPSHTELVLTGRGAHPDIIELADLVTEMREIKHYYNSGQHARVGIES; the protein is encoded by the coding sequence ATGACCTCCGCGACTCCCAAACTGACTCAAGGCCTGGTTCAGGTCTACACCGGCAACGGCAAGGGGAAAACCACCGCGTCCCTGGGCCTGTGCCTGCGTGCCGCCGGTCACGGACTGCGCATCCATGTCCTGCAGTTCATGAAGGGCAGCACCGTTTATGGTGAACTGGAGTCGGCACGCAAATTGGCGCCCTATTTGACCATCGAGCAGGTCGGCCAGGATACCTTCGTCTCGCCCAGTCATCCCGACCCCGTGGATGTCGCCATGGCCCAGGCCGGTTTCGACAAGGCGAAAAAACTCGTGCTTTCTGGGGACTACGATCTCATCGTGCTGGATGAAATCAATTGCGCCGTGGATTTCGGACTCATCGCTCTCGATGAACTCAAGGACCTCATCCGCAACAAGCCTTCCCATACCGAACTGGTGCTGACCGGGCGTGGTGCTCATCCCGACATCATCGAACTGGCCGACCTGGTCACGGAGATGCGAGAAATCAAGCACTATTACAACTCGGGGCAGCATGCGCGGGTCGGAATTGAGAGTTAG
- a CDS encoding acyl-CoA thioesterase, with amino-acid sequence MTLRVRYAETDAQGIVHHSRYLVWFEEGRSDFLRQNGLRYTDFEKAGYFVVVARAEIDYKSPAFYEDEVCIETTLERRRGKVLEFSYRALDQQGTLLASGRTVHVVVDRNRKSVSLPPEILEKMV; translated from the coding sequence ATGACCCTGAGAGTTCGCTATGCGGAAACCGACGCCCAGGGGATCGTGCATCATTCGCGTTATCTGGTCTGGTTTGAAGAGGGTCGCTCGGATTTTTTACGGCAGAACGGGCTGCGCTACACCGATTTTGAAAAAGCCGGCTATTTCGTCGTCGTGGCGCGCGCGGAAATCGACTACAAGTCTCCGGCGTTTTATGAAGACGAGGTGTGCATCGAAACCACGCTGGAGCGCCGGCGCGGCAAGGTGCTGGAGTTCTCCTACCGTGCCCTTGATCAGCAAGGCACGCTGTTGGCGTCCGGACGCACCGTTCACGTGGTGGTGGATCGCAATCGCAAGTCGGTGTCGCTGCCGCCGGAAATCCTTGAGAAAATGGTTTAG